The following are encoded together in the Iodobacter fluviatilis genome:
- the coxB gene encoding cytochrome c oxidase subunit II encodes MRRLALALMLPAAIAQAGSMNFQPAQSAIAHDITNLHTLLMWIILVIFFLVFGVMFYAILRHRKSLGHAAKPFHENTTVEILWTIIPALILIAMAWPAARVVIAQKDTRDSEITIKATGYQWFWGYKYLDHGVDFKSRLTTKQDQINDYQGNASPKGEHYLLEVDEPLVVPVGKKIRILTTSNDVIHSWAMPAFGVKQDAIPGFIRDTWFKAENTGTFRGQCSELCGKDHGFMPVVVKVVTDKEFQEWVGKKQAEAKAAADDPNKKWTKDELIARGRSVYEINCVACHKADGKGSGPYPSLAGSKIALGPIADHLGMVLKGKNAMPAWNALSDTEIAAVVTYERNSFGNTVGDALYPADVKAARK; translated from the coding sequence ATGCGAAGACTTGCATTGGCATTAATGCTGCCTGCTGCTATTGCACAAGCGGGAAGCATGAACTTTCAGCCTGCTCAATCTGCAATAGCCCATGACATCACCAATCTACACACATTATTGATGTGGATTATTCTGGTGATTTTCTTTCTTGTGTTCGGGGTGATGTTTTACGCCATTTTAAGGCACCGAAAATCACTCGGCCATGCTGCCAAACCTTTCCACGAAAACACCACGGTCGAAATTCTCTGGACCATCATTCCAGCGCTCATTTTGATTGCGATGGCATGGCCCGCCGCCCGCGTAGTGATCGCACAAAAAGACACACGCGATTCAGAAATCACCATTAAAGCCACCGGCTATCAATGGTTCTGGGGCTACAAATATCTGGATCATGGCGTTGATTTTAAAAGCCGTCTAACCACCAAACAGGATCAAATCAACGATTACCAAGGCAATGCCAGCCCTAAGGGAGAGCATTATCTATTGGAAGTTGATGAGCCATTGGTGGTGCCTGTTGGCAAGAAAATCCGCATTCTGACCACCAGTAACGATGTAATCCACTCTTGGGCGATGCCCGCTTTTGGGGTTAAGCAAGATGCAATTCCGGGGTTTATCCGTGACACTTGGTTTAAAGCAGAAAACACAGGCACCTTCCGTGGTCAGTGCTCCGAGCTCTGTGGCAAGGACCACGGCTTTATGCCTGTGGTCGTTAAAGTGGTTACAGATAAGGAGTTTCAAGAATGGGTTGGCAAGAAACAAGCCGAGGCTAAAGCCGCTGCCGACGATCCAAATAAAAAGTGGACCAAAGACGAGCTGATTGCCCGAGGCCGATCTGTTTATGAAATCAACTGCGTAGCCTGTCATAAGGCCGACGGCAAAGGCTCTGGCCCTTACCCATCGCTGGCTGGATCAAAAATCGCACTTGGTCCTATTGCCGACCATCTTGGAATGGTGTTGAAAGGCAAAAATGCCATGCCCGCATGGAATGCTTTATCAGATACCGAGATTGCGGCAGTCGTCACTTACGAGCGCAATAGTTTTGGCAATACCGTAGGCGATGCTCTATACCCCGCCGATGTTAAAGCCGCCAGAAAGTGA
- the ctaD gene encoding cytochrome c oxidase subunit I: MTTAHDTLHAPAHDHAHEEHHVSFVQRWLYATNHKDIGTLYLWFAFSMFITGGIMALCIRAELFQPGLQFWQPDFFNQLTTLHGVIMVFGAIMPAFTGLANWMLPLMIGAPDMAFARMNNWSFWLLPPAAALLMISFFVPGGAAAGGWTLYPPLSIQAGMGMDLAIFAIHLLGLSSIMGSINIVTTVLNMRAPGMTMLKMPLFGWTMLITAYLLIAVAPVLAGAVTMLLTDRHFDTHFFKAVGGGDPVLFQHIFWFFGHPEVYIMALPAFGIVSQIIPTFARKPLFGYVSMVYATCSIAILSFMVWGHHMFAVGMPASTQLFFMFLTMLIAVPTGVKVFNWIATMWQGSMTFETPMLFSIGFVCLFTIGGFSGLILAIAPVDTQMQDTYYVVAHFHYVLVAGALFTLFAATYYWLPKWTGFMYHEGRGQFHFWWSMIWFNVTFFPMHFLGLAGMPRRIPDYNMQFTDFNAMATVGAFCFGLGQIFFLYNVIHTIRGGVGKAPAKPWEGANTLEWEVPSPAPHHTWETPPSLEMVEKGLKAQGLLEGHHE; encoded by the coding sequence ATGACAACCGCACACGACACGCTGCATGCCCCTGCCCACGATCATGCGCATGAGGAGCATCACGTCTCCTTTGTGCAGCGCTGGCTTTACGCCACCAATCACAAAGACATCGGCACGCTTTATCTATGGTTTGCCTTTAGCATGTTTATTACTGGCGGCATTATGGCGCTGTGTATTCGCGCTGAGTTATTTCAACCTGGTCTGCAATTCTGGCAACCTGATTTCTTTAATCAGCTGACCACTTTGCACGGCGTAATTATGGTGTTTGGCGCAATTATGCCGGCATTTACCGGCCTAGCTAACTGGATGCTGCCGCTGATGATCGGTGCGCCAGATATGGCGTTTGCACGGATGAATAACTGGAGCTTTTGGCTATTGCCTCCCGCAGCGGCACTGTTAATGATTTCATTTTTTGTACCCGGCGGCGCAGCGGCAGGCGGCTGGACGCTTTACCCACCGCTGTCGATTCAGGCGGGCATGGGGATGGATCTGGCGATTTTTGCCATCCACCTTTTGGGCTTATCGTCGATTATGGGCTCGATCAATATTGTCACCACGGTGCTAAATATGCGCGCGCCAGGCATGACGATGCTGAAAATGCCGCTGTTTGGCTGGACGATGCTGATTACGGCCTATCTATTGATTGCCGTGGCTCCGGTGCTGGCAGGCGCAGTGACGATGCTGCTCACCGACCGGCACTTTGATACGCACTTTTTCAAAGCCGTTGGCGGTGGCGACCCAGTATTGTTCCAGCATATTTTCTGGTTTTTTGGCCACCCCGAGGTCTATATCATGGCGCTGCCCGCTTTTGGTATCGTCAGCCAGATTATCCCCACTTTTGCCCGCAAACCGCTGTTTGGTTATGTGTCGATGGTTTACGCCACCTGCTCAATCGCCATTCTGTCGTTTATGGTTTGGGGACACCATATGTTTGCGGTGGGTATGCCCGCCAGCACCCAGCTGTTTTTTATGTTTCTCACCATGCTGATTGCCGTGCCAACTGGGGTAAAAGTCTTTAACTGGATCGCCACCATGTGGCAGGGCAGCATGACTTTTGAAACGCCAATGTTGTTTTCAATTGGCTTTGTTTGCCTGTTTACCATTGGTGGATTTTCTGGGCTAATCCTTGCTATTGCACCGGTCGATACTCAAATGCAAGACACCTATTATGTGGTGGCCCATTTCCACTATGTGTTGGTGGCAGGCGCTCTGTTTACGCTCTTTGCCGCCACCTACTATTGGCTTCCAAAGTGGACAGGATTTATGTACCACGAAGGCCGCGGCCAGTTTCATTTTTGGTGGTCGATGATCTGGTTTAACGTCACATTCTTCCCGATGCACTTCTTGGGCCTCGCCGGAATGCCGCGCCGTATCCCTGATTACAATATGCAATTTACCGACTTTAACGCCATGGCGACGGTAGGTGCGTTCTGCTTTGGGCTAGGGCAAATTTTCTTCTTATACAACGTGATTCACACCATCCGTGGCGGTGTGGGCAAGGCTCCGGCCAAACCATGGGAAGGCGCTAACACACTAGAGTGGGAAGTGCCCTCACCAGCACCACACCATACATGGGAAACACCGCCCTCTTTAGAAATGGTCGAAAAAGGCCTAAAAGCCCAAGGCTTACTGGAAGGTCACCATGAGTAA
- a CDS encoding cytochrome oxidase small assembly protein, protein MSKNLRTALITASIAAAFFVGIIIRRWLMDV, encoded by the coding sequence ATGAGTAAGAATCTACGCACCGCACTGATCACCGCCAGCATCGCCGCCGCCTTTTTTGTGGGCATCATTATTCGGCGCTGGCTGATGGATGTGTAA
- a CDS encoding cytochrome c oxidase assembly protein: MQSALQQANRKIAIRMMVVACLMFGFGYIMVPFYGALCKAIGIDQANSDYANLNAAVIRVEFDTNVADNLPATLAALDPVMTAKPGGLLKARFRLSNLSDQPLKVRAIPSFAPARSAGLLQKLECFCFDALTLAPNEQRDVTVVLLVAKELPEELGAATLSYTLHPELKS, encoded by the coding sequence ATGCAAAGCGCTCTCCAGCAAGCCAACCGCAAAATTGCCATACGGATGATGGTGGTGGCCTGCCTGATGTTTGGCTTTGGCTACATCATGGTGCCGTTTTATGGTGCGCTATGTAAGGCAATTGGGATTGACCAGGCCAATAGCGATTACGCCAATCTCAACGCCGCTGTGATCCGCGTTGAATTTGATACTAATGTGGCGGACAACTTACCAGCCACATTAGCGGCTTTAGATCCGGTCATGACGGCCAAACCAGGTGGTCTACTTAAAGCAAGATTTCGCCTAAGTAATCTAAGCGATCAGCCTTTAAAAGTACGTGCCATACCCAGTTTTGCCCCTGCCAGATCGGCAGGTTTATTACAAAAACTAGAATGCTTTTGCTTTGATGCGCTCACCTTAGCTCCAAATGAGCAACGCGACGTGACCGTTGTGCTACTGGTGGCGAAAGAACTACCCGAAGAACTTGGCGCTGCCACGCTTTCATACACGCTGCACCCAGAGCTGAAATCATGA
- a CDS encoding DUF2970 domain-containing protein: MIAALKTVLAAFFGVRSRKNAESAKLKPQQIIAAGLILALCLALCVFLLVRVLIATS, translated from the coding sequence ATGATTGCAGCGCTTAAAACCGTACTCGCCGCTTTTTTTGGCGTACGCAGCCGTAAAAACGCCGAGAGCGCTAAATTAAAGCCGCAGCAAATTATTGCAGCGGGGCTAATTTTAGCGCTGTGCTTGGCGCTGTGCGTGTTCTTACTTGTACGAGTGTTGATTGCCACATCTTAG